The sequence TCACCTCGCTCGCCATTCGCGCGGTCGGCAATGCCGCCGGCGACATGATCGAAGAGGTTCGTCGCCAATTCAAAGCCGACCCCGGCATCATCGCTGGCACATCCCAGCCCGACTACGCACGCTGCGTCGATATCTCGGTTCGCTCCGCGCTGCGCGAAATGGTGCTGCCGGACTCGTACTTGCCGTCGCGGGTCCGGTAGTGGTTGGCACGGCTCTGGGATGGGAAGCTGCTGCCGGACTGCTCATGATCGGCACCATTGCTGGCGTGCTCATGGCGCTCTTCCTGAACAACGGTGGTGGCGCCTGGGACAACGCGAAGAAGTACATCGAAGCCGGCAATCTCAAGGATGACAACGGCAACGTCCTCGGCAAGGGCTCCGACGCCCACAATGCCGCGGTCGTGGGTGATACCGTCGGTGACCCGTTCAAGGACACTGCCGGCCCGTCGCTCCATGTGTTGATCAAGCTCTTCGCGACAATCACGCTGGTGCTGGCGCCACTCTTCATCTAGGATTTCACTTTGCGACACACAGAGAGCGGTTCGCCAATGCGGACCGCTCTTTGTTTGAGAAGTAGAGGACGAGCGGAATGACCG is a genomic window of Thermomicrobiales bacterium containing:
- a CDS encoding sodium/proton-translocating pyrophosphatase, producing MVGTALGWEAAAGLLMIGTIAGVLMALFLNNGGGAWDNAKKYIEAGNLKDDNGNVLGKGSDAHNAAVVGDTVGDPFKDTAGPSLHVLIKLFATITLVLAPLFI